The window GTCACTATTTCGCCCGTGGCTTTCTTTTGCATATATACAGTCACATCAACAATATCCATAGCCTGTCTATTTATTTAGATGTCACTGCTAGAGTTCGCGCCACTAACCAACCACATTtatctaaaagaaaataaaaaaattaaccgtTTTCACAAGGACAACTATCACTCATACGTTATTTGCATACATAGAAAGTGAAACCTTGTATAAAAGCAGCCGATTGACCGGCAATTGATGGACTTCGTAGCACAAAGTAAACATTTTTATGCGCTCAAATTAGAGTTAGCAAAGAATAAAGGTCTAAAATGCCAAaatattcttttcatttttttacacaTGTTGTATCACATATTTTTTAATTGCCCTAGCTAGTTGCCCAATGAACATTGGAAAATAAAGTCAAAAAGgttttatatgtaatttttatcaTAATACCATAAgtaatttgttaatttaaattatagcttttttaaattcaaagttttgtaaTTTTAGGCAGATAATGACTTAATGCTGTACGCGTTATTGCCTTATCGGGGAAATAGATTTGGGCTGGAATAAGCTAACCCATATATTATGATGCTGGACAAATTTTGGGCCCTGGGTATTGGACCCTTATGTCATTTCCACCTTGGTCGGGCCTGAAAATGACACAAAAACAACATGAACAAACCAATTCGTTTTTGGCCTTGCGGGAGTGGGCGACCCATCatctaattaaaattttgtcgatTCAATTCTTATGTTTAAAGTGATTGTGAAGTTTACTCTTTGTATTCTTGTAGTATTTggtattgttttttttagttgattGGAGATGTTTGGTGATAAAACCACTCTAACGAGTCAACCCGGTTGATCAGAAAACGACCACCAAACCGGGTCAACCCAAAAGTAGATattaaaaacattgaaaaatttGCATCACTTTATGCTTCATACATGGGAATAGCTCGTTAATTTGCAAAATACTCCAGCTATACATGATTAGAGGCTGATTtacttaacatgcataaaaaaaattgtacgtgTCCATATTAAAAACCCACttctgatttttatggtaagtgtacaactatttaatgcaccttaacgaaagctcttagggctttgtttagcaaaacccttgtTCTTCTTAAAGCATGGTAATTAAGATTAAATTTCGTTTTGGACGTACAGCTTAGTATTTAGATTTATGCATTATGCAAGTTTAGTAAATTAGATTTATGTTTTGGACAGCTTACTTAATCCTGTCATGTGATACATTTGAAATCAAAAGGATCAGATTTGTTGAACTTCATATCACaaaatatagatttagatatatagataaaagCGAAATACAATTGTAGATTGTCTCGGTTAATTCAAAACAATCTTTGCAGTACAACAAGCTAAACTTCGGAAATAGAAAGCAAAAACTGAAAACGAAATCTTTATTTCTGTAAAATCTTGACCTTTCGAATTGCTCGAAGTATGAGATTAATTAGTACGCCTGCAGTTGGTCCTAACTTGACCACTGGAGCCAGTCAAAGGGCTAAGGTTACTCATCTTCACCATTGCACTTGCAAAGTCCCTAGAGAATGTAGCAGCATTCGAAGCATAAGTTCTCACTTGTGCATCGGTTGAACCCCCATTAAACAACTCTTGGTCCGAATGCAATAATCCTCTTTGGCTGATTAAATCATTGAAATACCTATTGTCAAAAGTTGTAGGGGTAGAATCTAGTGGCGACAAATTGTTGTCGCCGCCACTAGAAGGACAGTTTGCTCTCAACGACGTAGCAAACGTTGAGTTTATGTTGTTCTCATTGTAGAGACGATTACGGAATACAGTACACCTTGATTGACCAATTGTATGAGCTCCTAAATGAATGAATATAGTTGTgagaaatttatttatattatacaggggttggttattgtaaaacagaTATTAATGTAACACAGACATATAGGACCTAAAGGTAATTAGCTCACCTGAGAGGGCTACCATTTCATTGGTAGTAAACCCGAGGTTAGAAAAGGTTGAGATGAGATTACTCAGACTTTCAGTTGGTGAAGGGAGGTTAGAATTTGCGGTACTTAAGCTTGCCGTTGTCGAGTCCCTTCTACCAAATACGACGTTCCAACTTGGTCCGCGAAgctaattataattaaacaaaatcatGCATACACTTAATCAGTTATGTTATATACTACAACAAACACCAaattatagatacatatatatacttgagttcaattctacTTACTGCAACGACGGAATCACGAGCAGCAGCAGCCAGTAAATCAGCACAAGAAACAACACCGGGGCATTGGCGTTCTAGTTGGGTTTTAATTGTATCAATGACGTCGAAACCTCTCAACGAATTGCTGTTCGGGTTTGCTGTTTTTTCTCCTGTGAAATTTGCAGTGTCATCAAGTAACACAGATCCATCACATCCCTATAAAACAAGATACATATGAGTTTTAATAACTCCAGGAATAAACCGGGTATGAATGCCTAATATTCCTTTgacattttatgttatttttatatattttcagaaGCGCTTTAGCCGCCACGCAAATAGTCAAAGTAAAAGATACGTTGAAAATAAAGTGTGTCTTGCCTTGGTCTCCACGTTGTTGCCTATGAATAACTAAGTTAAGGAGACTTGGCATTTGAGGTTTTTCCCTCCAGTTTCTGAAGTTAAGGTAGAactatattttttcaaaatccgagttatacataattttacataatttttaaaaaaaataagggtCTGTTTAGTTgcagaaaatgtttttaagttttttatttctagttttctagaaaataaaaatgtttttcatttctaaaaaacccttgaaaattttaaaaatgcattcaaaataaaagatggagctttcattttttcattttagaaaaattagaaaacatgttcaaattcacttgttttttaattttaggtttagaaaatagaaaagtgaaaacaaaaactgaaaaaaaaacagttttctaattttagtgcaaaagttggaaaagagaattttcattttctaggaaaacttttctaaaaaattacaatttgaacACGTTTCCTGTTTtctatgttttcttgaaaaataaaaatgaaaaacaaaggagttttcttgaactaaacgcaccctaaaTTATTCTCTATTCTCATATTTACTTTTCTTAATAAGAACtatgataattatttattagATTAGGTGAATGAATAGAATTCATTTACATAATCTAATAAGTACAAGTAATTTTAAAGCTGTCAtaattcttattaaaaaaaggttttcGAAGAAGGCTTTCTCCCATACATGCATATAAGTGTGAGTGATCATAGTTAGGGAACAAATGCCCAGCCCCATCACCAGTTTTGTCACTTAGTTTTATCCGTAAtttgtttgaaaattttatatgcATTAAGCCTGCTCCAACTTGGTTCGGGCCCTTATTCACCCTCTATGTATGTATTTTGATCCGtacccaaaaacaaaaaaaatatgacatatgACATATTGATAGTAATATAAAGTACATACAAGTAGACTTTGtaaagaaaagagagaggagCTAGGGAAAAAGTTTTAGacttgcattaacaaaacaatcATGGAAATGGAGACGAAGCAACGAAGCTCCCATACGAGCTTCATTTGACACAGCCGAATTCACGGCCCTTGTTATGATAGAACGAAAGTTAGGACATGTTCTTGCATAGAAGTTGGCCGATAGCTGACCGGATGTTGTCCCAAACAAGAACCATAAGCATAGtgttaaagttaaaaacttaaacacTAAAGAAGAAGTTGATGAAACCATGATATATGGTAAGAGTCTTAGAAAGTAGTCAAAActagattattattaattattataaaagattaaaTGAGTTAGAGAAGAGAAGTGTTTAATGTGATTTACGATATGTCAACTGACcttcatccatatatataggaGACTAGTATACTGGAGAGGTGGCAGACAGGGGTGTTAGTTGCAATTAGAAATTTCCCCCGCAGTGCATGGCGGCTCTATCAAGCCTAGCAAAACTTAAAAATGGGCctaataaatccttaagaatATCTActcattttatatcaattttattcTCCTAAGTTTATTGATAAAGACAAAATTAAAtccttaattatttttataaaatcaagTAAGAACAATAATTCGTTTTTAGTGAATAAAAGTTATGAATCCATTTGATCATGCATTCGATCTTGTAACAATATTGTTGatcttaaatacatattttttctATCAAGTTTAGCCTTTAAAAACTTCTTTCGACTTAAACAGACATTACAGAGATCGTTAACAATATTATTCTATATAACCAACTCTTCGTAGAAGAGTTGGCCACTAGCTGCCACTTTATAGGAGCAATCTGAGTTCGAATTTTGTCAGAGACAGAATTGAATTTAGGTGGTTGAATTACCTTTACATTATCTCTGTCGGGGattatgtgggtaccaattcggtatATAGAAtcaaacggttcctatcaatctaccgtttTTAACAATATTATTCTATATGCAATATAAGAAGTTGGAAAACCTTTTTTAGAATAATTGAGTATATCAATTGGTGTGTCAAAATCTTCATGTGTAATTTCTCGTAAATTAAAACTCGTGGACAA is drawn from Erigeron canadensis isolate Cc75 chromosome 9, C_canadensis_v1, whole genome shotgun sequence and contains these coding sequences:
- the LOC122582361 gene encoding cationic peroxidase 1-like, which produces MVSSTSSLVFKFLTLTLCLWFLFGTTSGQLSANFYARTCPNFRSIITRAVNSAVSNEARMGASLLRLHFHDCFVNGCDGSVLLDDTANFTGEKTANPNSNSLRGFDVIDTIKTQLERQCPGVVSCADLLAAAARDSVVALRGPSWNVVFGRRDSTTASLSTANSNLPSPTESLSNLISTFSNLGFTTNEMVALSGAHTIGQSRCTVFRNRLYNENNINSTFATSLRANCPSSGGDNNLSPLDSTPTTFDNRYFNDLISQRGLLHSDQELFNGGSTDAQVRTYASNAATFSRDFASAMVKMSNLSPLTGSSGQVRTNCRRTN